The Thamnophis elegans isolate rThaEle1 chromosome Z, rThaEle1.pri, whole genome shotgun sequence genome contains a region encoding:
- the LOC116521625 gene encoding LOW QUALITY PROTEIN: olfactory receptor 10AG1-like (The sequence of the model RefSeq protein was modified relative to this genomic sequence to represent the inferred CDS: inserted 2 bases in 2 codons; deleted 3 bases in 2 codons): MKKDNQSCLNKIVLLGFSDFQSMQELLFCLVLMFYLMTLMGNSLILILITLNPILHTPMYFXFWNLSFLEIGYTSTITPRMLVNLLLDNQXFWGCGCQMCFFILFALAECCLLCVMSYDCYVAICKPLQYPYIMKYRKCAKLAALSWAIGAFVSLGQSISIFILHFCGSNGISHFFCDIKHVLKLASTDTYKDELAIAVLTALIILTPLLPPFSYILVISTIFTMLAKDRRKSFSTCSSHLTGLMKFPFKANCF; encoded by the exons ATGAAAAAGGACAACCAATCCTGTTTGAACAAGATTGTCCTTCTAGGCTTCTCAGATTTCCAGTCCATGCAAGAGCTTCTCTTTTGCCTGGTTCTAATGTTCTACTTGATGACTTTGATGGGCAATAGCCTGATTTTGATCCTCATCACTCTCAATCCTATCCTCCACACCCCAATGTATT TCTTCTGGAACTTGTCCTTTTTGGAAATTGGCTACACCTCCACCATCACCCCAAGAATGCTAGTGAATTTGTTATTAGACAATC ACTTTTGGGGCTGTGGGTGTCAAATGTGTTTCTTCATACTCTTTGCTCTCGCTGAATGTTGTCTTCTTTGTGTCATGTCATACGACTGCTATGTTGCCATTTGCAAACCCTTGCAATACCCGTATATCATGAAATACAGGAAATGTGCTAAGCTG GCTGCTCTGTCATGGGCCATTGGTGCTTTTGTGAGTTTGGGACAATCTATTTCCATCTTCATCCTTCACTTTTGTGGATCAAACGGAATCAGCCATTTTTTCTGTGACATTAAGCATGTTCTAAAATTGGCTTCCACAGACACCTATAAGGATGAACTCGCCATTGCCGTACTAACTGCCTTAATTATCTTGACACCCCTTTTGCCA CCTTTTTCCTACATCCTCGTCATTTCCACTATTTTCACAATGCTGGCCAAGGACAGACGCAAATCATTTTCCACTTGTTCCTCACATCTCACCGGATTGATGAAGTTTCCCTTCAAGGCCAATTGTTTCTAA